A stretch of Polypterus senegalus isolate Bchr_013 unplaced genomic scaffold, ASM1683550v1 scaffold_7238, whole genome shotgun sequence DNA encodes these proteins:
- the LOC120519923 gene encoding gastrula zinc finger protein XlCGF49.1-like: MRIVGRPSFVKIDLQRHHLSHTGERPYVCVEYGKKRTLQHHQRLHSGDKIFSCKECGKTFAYKYRMKGHQQIHNDNKPNSCSDCGKRFICKNDPLQHQRIHTGEKPHSCPVCGKCF; encoded by the coding sequence ATGCGGATTGTGGGAAGACCTTCATTCGTAAAAATCGACCTTCAGCGACATCATCTGTCACACACCGGCGAGAGACCCTATGTCTGCGTTGAATATGGAAAGAAAAGAACTCTTCAGCACCATCAGCGGCTTCACAGCGGAGACAAGATATTCAGCTGCAAGGAGTGTGGGAAGACCTTTGCCTACAAATACAGAATGAAGGGCCACCAGCAGATTCACAATGACAACAAACCCAATTCTTGTAGCGACTGTGGAAAGAGGTTCATATGTAAAAATGACCCCCTGCAGCATCAGAGAAtccacaccggagagaagccacaCAGTTGCCCCGTGTGTGGGAAATGCTTCTGA